From Cyprinus carpio isolate SPL01 chromosome A7, ASM1834038v1, whole genome shotgun sequence, a single genomic window includes:
- the LOC109091997 gene encoding TP53-binding protein 1-like isoform X3 has protein sequence MDPGESDLDSSFPQTENPCLIVEDSQPDSVALEDDPDTSYRALLARRLSNLQPTSQSPVLELISSPTKSRCLQKDTSDGTACSDNLQSNLGSAATEHSQVFEVHSYPVSKRSVPEHMEPEANSTTHDEMSQFGLLELSESQGVFEEDEQNEAPANQTDSQKPASQCGLKSSERTPSNRDGNTTGSEVSSSCPSKPQDGEGRRLSIQAILHSQLTDSQEDEEDVLVSSQDDMFEKERNGTKADSSVSEKEQLPTSTPAHSLRLLHLSGQGTLVQESLSQQSVDFVAATQDNLSQTPYIIPNSPTEKEQNYNEAAESPMDTSAPAEDQPPGREETPMDMDPCPKPQPTASTPVSQNSPGFVLDKSLSVPSQPEFSHDVFISTPSLEHGNSSQGTESSKKLPHHNSPSASPKQTGPAEQLKKSSSSGSQPSGVAECFQLELSSENSSFAQKTQLFVVEEDSQATQIVEEEGTVGADKSNSSPKNHSQNVSKNRMDPEPPVKTSNSQSLSKVPDSTSTSALTGKAEDCEPSQKISPAVIGKQNISASPGATPSQLSVGADTPNAPQTSKATVAECSNASPSTDRPVTPVPVPQQSPSQSVLTASSQKNTEKEKEHVIQSQRLSQPVTHSHSVVTDSVRTAEEEERMDEGEIQSVVIGDDTGIKLGLSESQVLSPEPMEEEKETSQCEPSRDEHSSSKEESFSVMVLEESQRVSQEKVKEGRSQPFRSSTQPVRGSVQDKREATAKISGSQPVGSTEVSPLQLERTKSQSTQPSDTGQHKKNSDNAANKSLSDSSGELPFHFTLPKEGELIRPAVSSTPPQISQLKKTPRHSTPIEMTSFSEASSHTKETTMVASEISVEESRESEEPAAVEQDGKLSLRMKLVTPVEEGSSGSEHFSLQKPPLTDEEGSVSKATTVAMDVTSPSVFSRVREVHRQVQVEDDAESSDPPLRQASQLFIPPKTNDSGLSPNCPKETAASRASGRVTEAVPLHPAGMEASSEPLVSGLSTPAREQEVLSTSDKPRTAVRQKAVSQQTSVDISSTTSPPSKRAVSQQTSFDQSGPYNLSGRGEPSTPTRTHPGPSLRRHVRTIQEVRTTVTRIITDVYYEDGREVDRKVTHESEEPVLDRCVVDNDISPSRTGSSMTSGDLADVSSLSSKAPSHHSSSGTSSGGLGPIRMPDFLMPPSRGAKFGRWGGRQQPRTHTVVVGSEVTDAWGPQVTTQLSPRGRARRGRPPSRGPLSRGGRTGQRGGAHGQGASSSEEEHFAQRHVQAPGSPVEVSATGHSDSLNTTSPNNSAGSSSFVGLRVLAKWSSNSYFYSGSITRDLGENRFRLRFDDNQECEVQGKDILLCDPIPLETEVTALTEEEYFYIGVVKGHKTQGSEFLYCVEKAGQSNWYSRTSVILSMEQGSRLREQYGLGPYEPSTPQTMASDISLDNLVEGKRRRRGNSSGAGTPTRSSSNSPRNPGPSGKRKLISGTEDERTPAKRGRRGGGARVVLYVTVRFYNIKTSDKPPEGVNKYCF, from the exons ATGGATCCCGGCGAGAGTGATCTTGATTCAAGTTTTCCTCAAACAGAAAACCCCTGTCTCATAGTTGAGGACTCGCAGCCTGACAGCGTGGCCCTGGAGGACGATCCTGACACCAGCTACCGTGCCCTTCTCGCCCGCCGCCTCTCTAACCTGCAGCCCACATCACAAAGCCCTGTGCTG GAGCTAATTTCTTCCCCTACTAAAAGTCGTTGTTTACAAAAAGATACGAGTGACGGTACAGCCTGCTCAG ACAATTTGCAGTCCAACCTGGGTTCAGCAGCTACAGAGCATAGTCAAGTTTTTGAAGTTCACTCTTATCCTGTCTCAAAAAG AAGTGTCCCAGAGCACATGGAGCCTGAGGCTAACTCCACCACACATG ATGAGATGTCTCAGTTTGGTCTCTTGGAGCTGTCGGAGAGCCAGGGTGTCTTTGAGGAAGATGAGCAGAATGAAGCTCCTGCAAATCAAACAGACAGTCAGAAACCAGCCAGCcaat GTGGATTGAAGAGTTCAGAAAGGACACCATCCAATCGAGATGGAAATACTACAGG GTCAGAGGTCAGTTCAAGCTGCCCTTCGAAGCCTCAGGATGGGGAAGGCAGGAGGCTCAGTATTCAGGCTATACTGCACTCTCAGTTAACTGACAGtcaagaagatgaagaagatgtGCTTGTTTCCTCACAGGATGACATGTTTGAAAAGGAGAGAAATG GCACCAAGGCAGACAGCAGTGTTTCAGAGAAAGAACAACTGCCAACATCCACACCTGCACATAGTCTTCGCTTGCTTCATCTGTCTGGACAGGGCACACTTGTACAGGAGAGTCTTTCACA GCAATCTGTGGACTTTGTGGCTGCCACTCAGGACAATTTAAGCCAAACaccttacattatcccaaattcACCCACAGAAAAAGAGCAGA ATTATAATGAAGCTGCTGAATCCCCAATGGACACATCAGCCCCCGCTGAAGACCAGCCACCGGGGAGAGAAGAAACGCCAATGGACATGGACCCCTGCCCCAAACCACAACCCACAGCCTCCACTCCAGTGTCCCAGAATTCCCCTGGATTTGTTCTGGATAAAAGCCTCTCTGTCCCCAGCCAGCCTGAATTCTCACAT GACGTGTTTATTTCCACTCCAAGTCTTGAACATGGGAACAGCAGTCAAGGGACTGAGAGCTCAAAGAAGTTGCCTCACCATAACAGCCCATCAGCATCGCCCAAGCAGACCGGCCCAGCGGAGCAGCTAAAAAAGTCTTCAAGCAGCGGTTCACAGCCCTCTGGGGTGGCTGAGTGCTTTCAGCTGGAGCTCAGCAGTGAAAACAGCAGTTTTGCTCAGAAGACACAGTTGTTCGTTGTGGAGGAAGATAGCCAAGCTACACAGATCGTGGAAGAGGAAGGAACTGTTGGTGCAGACAAGAGTAACTCAAGCCCTAAAAACCATTCCCAAAATGTAAGCAAGAATAGAATGGACCCTGAGCCGCCTGTTAAAACATCAAATTCACAAAGTCTTTCCAAGGTGCCCGACTCAACGAGTACAAGTGCTTTAACCGGAAAAGCAGAAGACTGTGAACCCTCTCAAAAGATCTCACCGGCGGTTATAGGGAAACAGAATATAAGTGCTTCTCCAGGTGCGACTCCGTCCCAGCTTTCTGTCGGTGCAGACACCCCTAATGCACCACAAACAAGTAAAGCCACAGTCGCTGAGTGTTCAAATGCCTCTCCATCAACTGACAGACCTGTAACCCCTGTTCCTGTGCCCCAACAGTCTCCGTCTCAGTCAGTCTTGACTGCATCGTCCCAAAAGAACACGGAGAAGGAAAAAGAACACGTTATTCAAAGCCAGAGACTCAGTCAGCCCGTGACACACAGCCACAGTGTTGTTACAGACAGTGTTAGAACTGCTGAAGAGGAGGAGAGGATGGATGAAGGTGAGATTCAGAGTGTGGTGATAGGTGATGACACTGGGATCAAGCTGGGTTTGTCCGAGAGCCAGGTGCTTTCTCCAGAACCcatggaggaggagaaggagacaTCCCAGTGTGAACCCAGCAGAGACGAACACTCCTCCAGCAAAGAGGAGAGCTTCAGTGTCATGGTGCTAGAAGAGAGCCAGAGGGTCTCTCAGGAGAAAGTGAAGGAGGGGAGGTCACAGCCGTTCAGAAGCTCCACGCAACCTGTGAGGGGCTCCGTGCAGGACAAACGTGAGGCCACGGCAAAGATCTCAGGGTCTCAGCCGGTGGGATCAACTGAGGTTTCACCTTTACAGCTTGAGAGAACTAAGTCCCAGAGCACACAGCCTAGTGATACAGGACAGCACAAAAAAAACTCAGACAATGCCGCCAACAAGagtttgagtgacagctctggaG AGCTTCCGTTTCACTTTACATTGCCCAAAGAGGGCGAGCTGATCCGCCCAGCAGTGAGTTCAACTCCTCCACAGATTAGTCAGCTGAAAAAGACACCGAGGCACAGCACTCCTATTG AGATGACCTCGTTCTCAGAGGCATCATCTCATACCAAGGAGACGACAATGGTGGCCAGTGAGATTTCGGTAGAGGAGAGCAGAGAGAGCGAAGAGCCAGCCGCAGTGGAGCAAGATGGGAAGCTGAGTCTGAGGATGAAACTGGTGACCCCAGTGGAGGAAGGCAGCTCGGGCTCAGAACATTTCAGCCTGCAGA AACCACCATTAACAGATGAGGAAGGATCTGTCTCCAAGGCTACCACTGTTGCCATGGATGTAACCAG TCCTTCTGTGTTTAGCCGTGTTCGGGAGGTCCACAGGCAGGTCCAGGTGGAGGATGATGCAGAGTCCAGTGATCCTCCACTCAG GCAAGCAAGCCAGCTATTCATTCCCCCCAAAACTAATGACTCAGGACTGTCTCCCAACTGCCCAAAAGAGACAGCGGCCAGCAGAGCCTCAGGCCGAGTCACTGAAGCTgtacctctgcatcctgctggtatGGAAGCAAGCTCTGAACCTCTGGTCAGTGGTCTGTCCACCCCTGCCAGAGAACAAGAGGTTCTCAGCACTTCTGACAAACCTCGAACAGCTGTCCGACAGAAAGCTGTGTCGCAGCAAACAAGTGTGGATATCAGCTCGACCACCAGCCCGCCCAGCAAA AGAGCTGTATCTCAGCAGACAAGTTTTGACCAGTCCGGACCGTACAACCTGTCTGGAAGG GGAGAACCAAGCACACCAACCAGAACCCATCCAGGCCCATCTTTGCGCAGACATGTTCGGACCATCCAGGAAGTCCGAACAACGGTCACTCGAATCATTACAGATGTATACTATGAAGATGGCAGAGAGGTTGACCGCAAAGTTACCCAT GAGTCAGAGGAACCCGTGTTGGATCGCTGCGTCGTAGACAATGACATCTCTCCATCCCGCACAGGAAGCTCTATGACATCAGGAGACCTGGCTGACGTCAGTTCACTCTCCTCAAAGGCCCCATCACACCACAGCTCCAGTGGGACAAGCAGTGGGGGCCTGGGCCCTATCAGAATGCCTGATTTTCTAATGCCCCCCAGCCGAGGGGCCAAGTTTGGCCG GTGGGGGGGACGGCAGCAGCCGAGGACTCACACTGTGGTGGTGGGGTCAGAGGTGACGGATGCATGGGGGCCTCAGGTCACCACACAACTGAGCCCCCGTGGCCGTGCCCGGCGAGGAAGGCCTCCTTCCCGCGGCCCGCTGTCCAG AGGTGGCAGGACAGGACAGAGAGGTGGGGCCCATGGCCAGGGTGCATCATCCTCAGAAGAGGAGCATTTTGCCCAAAGGCATGTCCAAGCTCCGGGCAGCCCAGTAGAGGTCAGTGCTACAGGCCACTCTGACTCTCTCAACACCACCTCCCCAAATAACAGCGCTGGGTCCAGCAGTTTTGTTGGGTTGCGTGTGCTGGCCAAGTGGTCATCCAACTCATATTTCTATTCTGGGAGTATCACTCGAGACCTGGGAGAGAACCGTTTCCGCCTTCGATTCGATGACAACCAGGAGTGTGAAGTACAAGGAAAAGACATCTTGCTCTGTGACCCCATCCCTCTAGAGACGGAAGTCACTGCCTTGACCGAGGAGGAGTACTTTTATATAG GTGTGGTGAAGGGTCATAAGACTCAAGGCTCTGAGTTCCTTTACTGTGTGGAGAAAGCTGGTCAGAGTAATTGGTACAGCAGAACGTCTGTGATTCTCAGCATGGAGCAAGGCAGCCGCTTGAGGGAGCAGTATGGACTGGGACCCTATGAACCATCTACACCCCAAACCATGGCCTCTGATATCAGCCTTG ATAACTTGGTAGAAGGAAAGCGGAGACGCAGAGGCAACTCCAGTGGAGCAGGGACCCCTACCCGCAGCTCCAGCAACAGCCCGAGAAACCCTGGGCCTTCTGGGAAACGCAAGCTCATCAGCGGCACAGAGGATGAAAGGACTCCTGCAAAGAGAGGACGCAGGGGGGGAGGGGCCAGAGTGG TGTTGTATGTAACTGTCagattttacaatataaaaacatctgATAAACCACCTGAAGGTGTGAATAAATACTGCTTTTGA